The region CTCGTCGGCCACCGCCAGATCGCCCGGCCCCTGAAGGGCGTGACGGAGGCCATCCGCAGGCTCGCGTCGGGCGACTACGACCTCCCGAAGGCCAAGGCGGGCAAGGACGAGATCGGCGATATCTGGCAGGCGACGCAGGTCTTCGCCGGTGCCATGCAGGAGGCCGAGAACCTGCGTCATGCGCAGGCCCAGACCGAGAAGCAGGCGGCGGAGCGGCGTCGGATCGACATGATGGCGCTCGCCCAAAGCTTCGAGGGCAGCGTCGGCGGCCTGGTGCAGCATCTGACCGTCGCCGCGCAGCAGATGGAGGCGACGGCCCGCTCCATGGCGTCGACCGCGCAGCAGACGAACCAGCAATCGAACTCGGTGGCGGCGGCGGCCGAAGAAACCTCGAGCAACGTGCAGGCCGTCGCGGCGGCGGCGGAGCAGCTCGCCGCCTCGTCCAACGAGATCGGCTCGCAGGTGTCGCAGACCTCGGTCGCGGCGGCCCGCGCCGTGCAGAACGCGCGCAGGACCAACGCGCTGGTCGAGACCCTGGCGGACGGCGCGCAGAAGATCGGCGAGGTCGTCGCCTTGATCAACACGATCGCGAGCCAGACCAACCTTCTGGCGCTCAACGCCACCATCGAGGCGGCGCGGGCAGGCGAAGCCGGCAAGGGATTTGCCGTCGTGGCCGCCGAGGTGAAGGAACTCGCCAACCAGACCTCACGGGCGACCGAGGATATCGGCGCGCATATCCACCAGATCCAGCAATCGACCAAGGATGCGGTCGAGGCCATCCAGGACATCGGCCTCACCATCGAGGAAGTGCATCAGATCGCCACCAGCGTCGCGGCCGCCGTCGAGGAGCAGCAGGCGGCCACGCAGGAGATCGCGCGCAATGTCAGCGAGGCGGCGAGGGGCACGCAGGACGTGAGCGAGAGCATCGTCCAGGTCCAGGGCGCCGCGACCCATGCGGGATCGGCCGCGTCTCAGGTGCTCGCCGCGGCGGGCGAGCTGGCGGCCAACTCGAACGCGCTGAGCCGGGAGGTGGATGGCTTCCTCCAGGGAGTGCGGGCGGCCTAGACCGCCGCGCTCAGGCGGTCCTGGGCACGGGCGTTCCTGCGTCGCCCGTGCTGTTCTGCGTCCGGGCCCGGGCGGCCTTGGCCGTCTCGACTGCGGCCCGGACATGGGACAGCAGGGTTGCCTGCGAATAAGGTTTGGCCAGGAAGACGGCTCCCGGCGGCAGATCGTTCTCCCGCGGCCATTGCCGGCCCGACGCGATGAGAAGCCCGATCCAGGGCCTGATCCGATGGACCTGCCAGGCGAGCTCGAAACCGTCCATGCCGGGCGGCATCTCGACATCCGACAGGAGGACGTCGACGCAGATCTCGGCCTTCAGGACCGTCAGAGCCTCCTCGGCGTCGGCTGCCTCGATCACGCGGAAATGCGCCTCCATGAGAATCTCGGCCGCCACCAGCCGCACGAGCGGCTCGTCTTCCACCAGGAGAATGACGCCTATGGGTTTCGGATCGGACAAGAGGCCAACGTACGGTGAAGGAGCAAGGGACGCGAAACGCGACCCTTAATAGACCGATCCGCCCCCTCAGGCCAGCCAGTCGACGGAAAACGGCGCGAATTTGTGGGAGAACCCTTGGGACGGATGCACGTTGTCCGCGTATTGTATCGCGTCAGGGGCAAGAATGAACGCTGCATCCGTCACGGTCCTCCCACGCCGGACACCTCCCACCATCCTGGTCGCCGAAGCCGATGTCAGGGTCCGCTGCCTCGTCAGCGACGAGCTGCGGGGCTCGGGCTTCAGGGTCCTGGAAGCCGGGTCCGCCCAGGAAACCCTGACGGTGATCGACGCCGTCCGGGTCGATCTCCTGTTCATCGCCCTCGACCTGCCGGGGACGCCAAGCGGCCCGGAGACCGCCCGTCTCGCCGGCGCCCGGCAGAAGCCCATGAGGATCATCTTCGCCTCCGCGGACGGCGACATCGAGCCGGGCAGCCTCGGTCCCCTCGTGCGAAAACCCTATCCCCCGTCCGAGGTGGTCGGCCTCGTCATGCGCAGCCTCAACTGGCCCGAGCCTGCCTGAGGCGCCGGGATGCCAGGACGGAAAACAGGAAGGGAACCAGGACGGAAGCTCAGCGGTTAAGGAAGCCGTGAGCACCCTATCGACGAACATCACGGCCGATGCCGAAACCCCTCTCCCGACGGTCCTCGTGGTCGAGGACGAAGTGCTGATTCGCCTTGTGATCGCGGATTACCTGCGCGAATGCGGCTACCGGGTCCATGAGGCCGTGAACGCTGAGGAGGCCGTGGCGATCCTTCAATCGCCGGAGGTTTCCGTCGACGTGGTATTCAGCGATGTCGAAATGCACGGGACCATGGACGGCTTCGGGCTGGCACGATGGATCCGAACCAACAAGCCGGGGACCCAGGTGATCCTCACCTCAGGGGCGGAGCGCTCGGCCGACATCGCCGCGACCCTGTGCGAGGCCGGCCCGCTGCTGAAGAAGCCCTACCCATCCCAGGATGTGGTCGACCGCATCAAGCAGCTGACGGCGAAGGCCCGGCGCTCCTGAGGGCTCTCAGGCCCGGCAATGTCGTGCATCTCCCTCACGTCATCACCGGCCTTGTGCCGGTGATCCCGATTGCTTGAGGCGCGGCGCGTCTCCGGATCCGGACGGCCGGGACAGGCCCGGCCATGACGGACAGGGGACAAGCTCACGCTTGTGCGAGCCGTGGGAACCGGATCGGAGGAAGCCCGTTTGAACGTGCATGAAACCCCATCGCAGAATTGTCAAACAGCCGGTTGTGCTCCTGGTTGAAGACGAACCGCTGGTTCGTCTGACCCAGGTCGATATTCTGCGCGAGGCCGAGTTCTGGGTCGTCGAGGCTCAGGATGCCGACGAGGCCTTCGAGGTGCTCAAGTCCCGTCCGGACATCTCTGCGGTTCTCACGGATGTGGACATGCCGGGCTCCATCGACGGTTTCGAATTCGCGCGCCTCGTCCGGCAGGGCTGGCCCGAGGTGGGGGTGCTCGTCATTTCCGGCAAGACCGGGCCGGGCCCCGGCGACATGCCGCCCAATGCGGCGTTCCTGCACAAGCCCATCCTGCCCGACGATCTCGTGGCGGCTCTGACGCAGGTCATGGCGACGGCGCAGGGCGGGGTGAGCCAGGATTCCTGAGGCCGGTCGGCGAGTTCTCTTTTCTTAGGCGCTTCTGACAGCCCACCACGTCATGGCCGGGCTTGTGCCGGCCCTCTCAAGCCGGAGACGCGCCGTGCCTCAAACAATCGTCATCACCGGCACAGGGCCGGTGATGACGTGCGGGTGGAGAGTGGGCCCTCAAGCCCGAACGGCCCGGGGGGCGCGGCTGTCGATCATCTCCGATGCCGACGATGCGCGTTCCCACAGTTTCTCGACATGCGCCTGCACCTGATGGATGGCCGTATCCTTGACCGGGCCATAGCCGCGGATGTCCATCGGAGCCTTGGCGATGGCGAGCAGGTCGGCGAAGGACCGCTGGCCGAGGGCGGCGAGAATCCTGTCGATCTGCGCCTCGTACCAGCCGATGAGCGCCCGCTCCATGCGCCGCTCGGCCGTGTAGCCGAAGACGTCGAGCGGAGTGCCGCGCAGCACCTTCAATTTGGCGAGGACGGACAGGGGCGTCTGGAGCCAGGGACCGAAGCTGCGCTTGCGCGGGCGGCCGCGCGCATCGCGCTTCGCGGGCAGGAGTGGCGGCGCCAGATGGTAATGCACCGTGAAGTCGCCGTCGAACTGCCGCTTCAGCTCGTCGAGGAAGCCAGTCTCCATGTGGAGGCGCGCGACCTCGTATTCGTCCTTGTAAGCCATGAGCTTGAAGAGCGAACGCGCCACCGCGTCGGTCAGCGCCTCGGACCCGAGCGCGCTCTCGGCCTTGCGCACACGCGCGACCAGGGACCCGAAACGGCCCGCATAGGCGGCGTTCTGGTAATCGGTGAGGAACGCGACCCGCCGGGCGATCACCTGATCGAGCGTCTCGACCTGTTCGGGCTCGTCGCCCGCAACCTGATGAACGACGTCGGGGGCGGCGCAGAGGAGCCGGCCCCAGGCGAGAGCCTGCCGGTTGCGCTCGACCGTGACGCCGTTGAGCTCGATGGCGCGGGAGAGCGCCTCGAACGACACCGGCACGAGACCCTGCTGCCACGCGAAGCCGAGCATCATCACGTTCGCATAGACTGTGTCGCCGAGCAGCGTCTCGGCAAGCGCGTTGGCATCGAGGGTCGCCATGTTGCTCGCGCCGATCACGCGCTCGATGGCGCGAAGCCGCGTCCGGCTGGCGAGATCCGCATCGCGGAAGCGCACCACGTCGCCGGTCGGCATCTCGGCGGTGTTGACCACGGCGCGCGTGCCGTGGCGATAGGTGCCCGAGGCTTTAGGCGAGGAGCTGACGACGAGATCGCAGCCGATCAGCGCGTCGGCCGCACCCTGATCGATGCGCACCTGATGCAGCGCATCGGGATTCGCCGCGAGCCGGACGAAGCTCAGCACCGGCCCGAACTTCTGTGCGAAGCCCGTGAAGTCGAGGACCGACACGCCGCGTCCTTCCAGATGCGCCGCCATGCTGATGAGCGCCCCGATGGTGACGACGCCCGTGCCGCCGACGCCCGTCACGAGAAGATCGAACGGCTTCGAGAGTTCGGGAAGGGCAGGGGACGGCAGGGACGCGGCGCGCGCGGCGGCATCGAAGCCGCTCGTGGTCTTCGCCCGGCGCGTGGCGCCTTCCACGGTGACGAAGCTGGGGCAGAAGCCATCCAGGCAGGAGAAGTCCTTGTTGCAGGTGGAGAGGTTGATCTTGCGCTTGCGCCCGAACGGCGTCTCCTTCGGCTCGACGCTCAGGCAGTTGGATGCGACCGAACAATCGCCGCAGCCTTCGCAGACGAGGTCGTTGATATAGGCGAAGCGCTTCGGGTCTTCCATCTGTCCGCGCTTGCGGCGGCGGCGCTTTTCCGTCGCGCAGGTCTGCTCGTAGATCAGCACCGTGACGCCGGCGATGGCGCGCAGCTCCTTCTGCACCGCATCGAGATCCTCGCGCGGATGGATCGTCACGCCTTTCGGTAGGTCGGCTGCGGCGAACTTGTCCGGATGGTCCGACACGAGCGCGATGCGCGACACGCCCTCGGCGCGCACGCTGTGCGCGATGGCCTGGACGCTCACCGGCCCGTCGACCGGCTGGCCGCCCGTCATGGCGACCGCATCGTTGAACAGGATCTTGTAGGTGATGTTGGCGCCGGCCGCGATGGCCTGCCGGATCGCCATGGAGCCGGAATGGTAATAGGTGCCTTCGCCGAGATTTTGGAAGATGTGCCCCTGGCCGGTGAACTTCGATGACGCCGCCCAGTTCACGCCTTCGCCGCCCATCTGGATGAGGGACGACGTCTCGCGATCCATCCAGCTCGCCATGAAGTGGCAGCCGATGCCCGCGAGCGCCTTCGAGCCTTCCGGCACCTTGGTCGAGGTGTTGTGCGGGCAGCCGGAGCAGAAGTAAGGCGTGCGCGTCGCACCCGATACAGTGATCACGCGCTCCGGTTCCGGCGTCAGCGCGGCGGCCCGCCCCGCGAGGTCGAGATCCGGGAAGATCGGGTCGAGGCGCTGTGCGAGAACGCCGGCGAGGAAGCGAGGTGAAAGCTCGCCCGTCCAGGGGATGAGCCGCTCGCCCCTCTCGTCGTGCTTGCCGACCATGCGCTCGGGCTTCGAGCCCGGGTAGTCGTAAAAGTATTCCTTGAACTGGCTCTCGATGATGCCGCGCTTTTCCTCGATCACGAGGATCTCGCGCTTGCCCTTCACGAATTCCAGCGCGTCGTGAAGGGCGAGCGGCCACACCATGCCGACCTTGTAGATGTCGATGCCATGCGCGCGGCAGGCGGCCTCGTCGAGGCCGATGAGGCGCAGCGCCTCCATCAGGTCGAGATGCGCCTTGCCGGCCGTGACGATGCCGTAGCTCGCGTTCGGGATGTCGTAGATGCGCCGGTCGATCGGGTTGGCCTTGGCGAAGGCATAGACTGCGTGCTTCTTCGCCTCCATGCGCTCTTCGATCTGCGGCCCCGGCAGGTCCGGCCAGCGATAATGCAGGCCGCCGGGCGGCGGCGTGAAATCGGGCTCGAGGAATTGACGCGGCGGATGCAGCTCGACGGAGGCGCCGGATTCGACGATCTCGGAGACGGCCTTGAAGCCGACCCACATGCCGGAGAAGCGGCTCAGCGCATAACCGTATTCGCCGAATTCGAGATATTCGCCGACGCTCGCCGGATGCAGCGTCGGCATGAACCAGCTCATGAAGGCGACGTCGGATTGGTGCGGCATCGAGGAGGACACGCAGCCATGATCGTCGCCGGCGATCACCAGCACGCCGCCATGGGGCGAAGAGCCATAGGCGTTGCCGTGCTTGAGCGCATCGCCCGAGCGGTCGACGCCCGGGCCCTTGCCGTACCAGAGGCCGAACACACCCTGCACCTGCCGATCCGGATTGGTCTCGACCTGTTGCGAGCCGAGAACCGCCGTCGCGGCGAGATCCTCGTTGACGGCGGGCAGGAACTCGATCCGGTTGGCCTTCAGTTGCTCCTTCACGCGCCAGAGTTCGAGATCGACGCCGCCCAGCGGCGAACCGCGATAGCCGGACACGAAGCCGGCGGTGTCGAGCCCCGCCGCCCTGTCGCGCTTGGCCTGGTCGAGCACGATGCGGACGATGGCCTGGGTGCCGGTGAGGAACACCCGGCCCGTCTCGCGGGCATAGCGGTCGGCGAGCTGATAGAAATCGAGTGACGGAACGCTTTTCATCAGCTTCCTCCCGAAGCAGGGCGAATTCTTCGTTGATCTCCAGAATAATCCCGAACGGCTGGTAGATGTTTCCTATTCCTTCCCGAAAGGCGGCAACGTGCGGTAGATGTCGCGGAAACAGGCGTTATAAATGGAAGAGGCTACCAGGGAGAGCGGCGCCATGTTGGACAGGCAGGACGAGCATATTCTGGCGCAGCTCCAGAAGGAGGGCCGCACGACGAACCAGCAACTCGCCGAGGATGTGGGCATGTCCACCTCGGCCTGCTGGCGGCGCGTGCGCTCGCTCGAGGAAACCGGCGTGATCGTGGGCTATTCGGCCCTGGTCGACCGGGAGAAGGCGGGGTTCGCCACCTCGGCCATCCTGCACGTCTCGCTCGAACGGCATGATGCGAAATTCGTCGACGAGTTCGTGTCCCGCGTGACCGAGCGCGCCGAGGTGATGGAGTGCTTCGCCACCACGGGCGACGCCGATTACCACCTGCGCGTCGTCGTGCGCGACATGAAGGCCTACAATGCTTTCCTCGACGAGTTCATGTTCCGCCTGCCGGGCATCCGCTATGTGCGCACCAACGTGGTCCTGAAGGAGATCAAGACGAGCGTGGCGCTGCCGTTTTGAGCGGGCGGATCGACAAGGTTTTCCCTCCCACGTCGGCACCGGCCTCGTGCCGGTGATCCCGATCACGGGAAACGCCGCGCCTCAATTGATCGAGATGGCCGGGACAGGCCTGGCCATGACATGAAACGATCGCCGCCTCTACCCGCCCTCAGCCGAGCAGCGCATAGGCGAGCTGCGCCATCGCGACGGGCCGCGAGTCGCCGTCGGTGGTGAGCGTCACGCTGCCGAAGGCCATGGTGCGGCCCAGGCGGATGACCTTCGCGTCCGCCAGCACGTCGGCATTCGCCGCAGGGCGCAGGAAGTGCATGGTCTGGTCGACCGTCGTCATCGGCCGATAGGCGCCCGCAGCGGAGGACACGGCGAACACCATCGCGGTGTCGGCGAGGCTCATAAGGGCCTGCCCGCAGATCACGCCGTTGTCGCGGCAGAGCTTTTCGGAGAACCGCATGCGCAAGGTCGCACTTTCCTTGTCGAGGCTCTCGATGGAGAGATCGA is a window of Microvirga lotononidis DNA encoding:
- a CDS encoding methyl-accepting chemotaxis protein; translated protein: MKIRTKIFALVAALSLVAVVTAAVGINTLQSYHQAVDDVRLAATRALYGERLNRLVTQVVMESRGIYASKDNAEARKFGDGLLATLKDIDGLLKEWQPIVPADGKALFDAVVRDAAEFGKFRSETVRLGNEVSPAAANAQGNNDANRANRKAFQVSIDALTKRGSEEIEAVNRHAAELYDQRLMLLVGIALAGTVLALLIGWLVGHRQIARPLKGVTEAIRRLASGDYDLPKAKAGKDEIGDIWQATQVFAGAMQEAENLRHAQAQTEKQAAERRRIDMMALAQSFEGSVGGLVQHLTVAAQQMEATARSMASTAQQTNQQSNSVAAAAEETSSNVQAVAAAAEQLAASSNEIGSQVSQTSVAAARAVQNARRTNALVETLADGAQKIGEVVALINTIASQTNLLALNATIEAARAGEAGKGFAVVAAEVKELANQTSRATEDIGAHIHQIQQSTKDAVEAIQDIGLTIEEVHQIATSVAAAVEEQQAATQEIARNVSEAARGTQDVSESIVQVQGAATHAGSAASQVLAAAGELAANSNALSREVDGFLQGVRAA
- a CDS encoding response regulator; this translates as MSDPKPIGVILLVEDEPLVRLVAAEILMEAHFRVIEAADAEEALTVLKAEICVDVLLSDVEMPPGMDGFELAWQVHRIRPWIGLLIASGRQWPRENDLPPGAVFLAKPYSQATLLSHVRAAVETAKAARARTQNSTGDAGTPVPRTA
- a CDS encoding response regulator, which codes for MNAASVTVLPRRTPPTILVAEADVRVRCLVSDELRGSGFRVLEAGSAQETLTVIDAVRVDLLFIALDLPGTPSGPETARLAGARQKPMRIIFASADGDIEPGSLGPLVRKPYPPSEVVGLVMRSLNWPEPA
- a CDS encoding response regulator; its protein translation is MSTLSTNITADAETPLPTVLVVEDEVLIRLVIADYLRECGYRVHEAVNAEEAVAILQSPEVSVDVVFSDVEMHGTMDGFGLARWIRTNKPGTQVILTSGAERSADIAATLCEAGPLLKKPYPSQDVVDRIKQLTAKARRS
- a CDS encoding response regulator, with the translated sequence MKPHRRIVKQPVVLLVEDEPLVRLTQVDILREAEFWVVEAQDADEAFEVLKSRPDISAVLTDVDMPGSIDGFEFARLVRQGWPEVGVLVISGKTGPGPGDMPPNAAFLHKPILPDDLVAALTQVMATAQGGVSQDS
- a CDS encoding indolepyruvate ferredoxin oxidoreductase family protein — translated: MKSVPSLDFYQLADRYARETGRVFLTGTQAIVRIVLDQAKRDRAAGLDTAGFVSGYRGSPLGGVDLELWRVKEQLKANRIEFLPAVNEDLAATAVLGSQQVETNPDRQVQGVFGLWYGKGPGVDRSGDALKHGNAYGSSPHGGVLVIAGDDHGCVSSSMPHQSDVAFMSWFMPTLHPASVGEYLEFGEYGYALSRFSGMWVGFKAVSEIVESGASVELHPPRQFLEPDFTPPPGGLHYRWPDLPGPQIEERMEAKKHAVYAFAKANPIDRRIYDIPNASYGIVTAGKAHLDLMEALRLIGLDEAACRAHGIDIYKVGMVWPLALHDALEFVKGKREILVIEEKRGIIESQFKEYFYDYPGSKPERMVGKHDERGERLIPWTGELSPRFLAGVLAQRLDPIFPDLDLAGRAAALTPEPERVITVSGATRTPYFCSGCPHNTSTKVPEGSKALAGIGCHFMASWMDRETSSLIQMGGEGVNWAASSKFTGQGHIFQNLGEGTYYHSGSMAIRQAIAAGANITYKILFNDAVAMTGGQPVDGPVSVQAIAHSVRAEGVSRIALVSDHPDKFAAADLPKGVTIHPREDLDAVQKELRAIAGVTVLIYEQTCATEKRRRRKRGQMEDPKRFAYINDLVCEGCGDCSVASNCLSVEPKETPFGRKRKINLSTCNKDFSCLDGFCPSFVTVEGATRRAKTTSGFDAAARAASLPSPALPELSKPFDLLVTGVGGTGVVTIGALISMAAHLEGRGVSVLDFTGFAQKFGPVLSFVRLAANPDALHQVRIDQGAADALIGCDLVVSSSPKASGTYRHGTRAVVNTAEMPTGDVVRFRDADLASRTRLRAIERVIGASNMATLDANALAETLLGDTVYANVMMLGFAWQQGLVPVSFEALSRAIELNGVTVERNRQALAWGRLLCAAPDVVHQVAGDEPEQVETLDQVIARRVAFLTDYQNAAYAGRFGSLVARVRKAESALGSEALTDAVARSLFKLMAYKDEYEVARLHMETGFLDELKRQFDGDFTVHYHLAPPLLPAKRDARGRPRKRSFGPWLQTPLSVLAKLKVLRGTPLDVFGYTAERRMERALIGWYEAQIDRILAALGQRSFADLLAIAKAPMDIRGYGPVKDTAIHQVQAHVEKLWERASSASEMIDSRAPRAVRA
- a CDS encoding Lrp/AsnC family transcriptional regulator → MLDRQDEHILAQLQKEGRTTNQQLAEDVGMSTSACWRRVRSLEETGVIVGYSALVDREKAGFATSAILHVSLERHDAKFVDEFVSRVTERAEVMECFATTGDADYHLRVVVRDMKAYNAFLDEFMFRLPGIRYVRTNVVLKEIKTSVALPF
- a CDS encoding PaaI family thioesterase is translated as MFDRTAAEAMLESVFAPWVQALDLSIESLDKESATLRMRFSEKLCRDNGVICGQALMSLADTAMVFAVSSAAGAYRPMTTVDQTMHFLRPAANADVLADAKVIRLGRTMAFGSVTLTTDGDSRPVAMAQLAYALLG